The DNA window GAGTGAAAGAAGAAGGATAAACGTAGGCGGGGTACTCCAAAGGGTCGTGGAGGATGGCAGGGGGGATACCAGCAGAAGCAGCAAGGATGGTAGGAGCGGTGGTACAAGCGGTGGTACAAGCGGTGATAGAAATGGTGATAGAAACGATGGCAGAAACGATGGCAGTAACAGCGGCAACAGCAACGGTAGCAACAGTGGTAGCAGCGGGGGTGGAGACAGTAGGAGCTACTCCGTGTTGAGCAACCAGAAGGAACGAGAAAATAATCCCCAGAGAGACATCCAAGAATGTGCGAAGATGCGCGCGCTACCCACGGAGGGGAAGCAGTTCATCCTGGGGAGTCACGACATTTGTGGCAGTGGCAGTGGGAGTAACGGGGGAGGTGTCCACATCAGCGTTCTTGGTCGCATCTCGGGAGACTGGGGGAAATTACGCCCCTTTAGTAGAGAACCGAGCGGCAGTCGTGTCGTGTCGAAGGCGCATGGAGGTATGCAGGGGTATCAAAACGGACATATGGGCGAGGGAAGAGGTGAATATCGCATAGACCACTTGGGTATGGCGACACCTAGAAAGCTGTGCACACCGAAGGACTTACAGCAGGAGAAATCAGAAGGAGTGGAGTTCCCAAGCGAAGCGGTGATGTATTCCCATCCACAGACACATAGAGGACTTTACAGTAATAAGATCGCAAATGAGATTAGCAACGAAAAGGGTAGCAGTGTGATAATGAGCAGCAATGGGGTGGACCCCAGCTTGGCGAATGGTCCTGGGGACAACGCGAACCTTGTGAGTAGCATGAATAACATTGCAGGGAGGGCACTGTTGGGGAAGTCACCGATGGGGAAGTCGCCGATGGGGAAGCCACCGATGGGGAAGCCGCTGGAGGGGAAGCCGCTGGAGGGGAAACCGCTAGAGGGGAAACCGCTAGAGGGGAAACCGCTAGAGGGGATGGCTTTCGTAGGCACCTCCCTAGTTGGCACGCCGTTGGATGACGTACAAAGAGGAGTCAGCAATGGCGCAGCGAGGAATGTACTGTGTACATGGGACAAAGGTATCATCCCCCCCACCGTTCCCATGAATGATGTTAAAATAACGAACAGGATGGAATTGCTTGACAAGCAGAGTTCGAATTCAGGTGTCTTAAAGGATGAAGAGAATGGagtcaaattaaaaatatcgaaaaagaaaaaaagaaaaccaaaAGACACACTCCTACAGGATGAAAGAAGTGACGTGAAGGAGCAGGTTGTGTCCGATAAGACCATCGATGATGAGTTCCCTTTGTGTGATCTGGGAGAGGAGAACCCAACTGAGGAGGCCAAATCGAAGCCCAAGCGGTCCAGGAGGTCTCGGGGCGCGAAGGATGGAGACGACCAGGTTGTCACCGGTGCCTACGACGAGAACGGAGAGAAGGTCTCCGGGGTGTGGTACGTTTGAGCGTTGCGAAAGTGCGGCGTGCCGTGTTGAGAAAGTGTGGCGTGTCATGTTGAGAAAGTGTGGCGTGTCATGTTGAGAAAGTGTGGCGTGCCGTGTTACGTCAGTGCTGCGTGCCATGTTGCGTGCCGTGTTGCGTGCTGTGTTGCCTACCCATGCCGGCGATCTACCCATGCCGTCGATCCACCCATCCCCGTGCAGGTACGACACCAACAGGAGACTCTGGCGAGTCATGTACATGGAAAACGACAAGAGGAAGACGAGGGGCTTCTCCCCACGCATTTATGGATTCAACCTCGCACGGGAGTTGGCCGTGAAGCTCAAATATGagatgatggaaaaaaacaagaagtGACCGACCCCCCGGTGTGGTTAAGCGGCGTGTCGATTGGGTGGGCCCCTTTTTgagcccccttttttgtacccacttttttgtacccccttttttgtgtccccttttttgtgcccccttttttgtgcccctttttttgtgtccccttttttgtgcttcttttttctggCAAGACGCAGCGAAGACCTCGTTAAGGTGCCGACGTCCACTTGTCAAGGGGACCCagagcaaaaagggaagcagataaaaaatagataagTGAAGAAGCCAGggtggaattatttttttctttttttctccctttctccatttctccatttctccttttctcttttttttgttaaggGATTTTTaaggtatttttttgttgaatttttgtttcatgCCTTTCATGTGATATAATGCCCCCCCAACGATAGTgcgtgaaatttttttcttttttttggcgccgTGTTTGTTCATTCGCATCGAGCGGCGGGGCTCTGCTTCAGAGTGGTGCTCTTCCGCGCCGACGCagtgattcttttttttttttttttttttgtttaaacaTAGCATTTCGTCGTTCTCCTTTACCAGTTAACACGTAACGTATATACTTACGATTCAACATACAAGTGACGTACTACTATTAGGGTGTGTCCACAAAAAAACTCGGGGCACATTGCTGCCCCCGTGTaggtgggaaaaataaaaagtgatgCTCTTTTTCAAGCCGATGGAGGTGGAAACACTCCTCTTTCGCTGATTCCACTAGGCGTCGCTCTGGAGGCGACGAATGTACTCGAAGAAGTTAAAAACGGAGAGGTCACTGAGGAACTGCTGCGAGTAGTAATAGTTGGACGCTAGCGCAGCTGCGAAGAGGGAGCGCAGGTAGATGTAGGGGACCCTCTCGAAAATTTCGTCAAAGGTTACCTTCTCAAGTAGAATGCCAGGAATGACATCCCTCAACACCTTCTTCATGAGCTTGCGGTCCGTGCAGAGGGTGTCCGATGAGAGTATATCTTTCTTCAGTTCGCTGATTTTTTTGGATAGGATGTTTGTGGCCTGCGAGATGGGGGTCTTGGTTCTCCTCGTCTCGCTCCACAAGGATTCGAACTCCAGCTCGCAGTAGTGGACGATCTTCTTCTGGATTTCTTTGACATACTCTTTGTAGAAGGGGGACACGCTGTCGTCCAGTTGGGCCTGTAGGAACTCCCCTCCTGTTGGGCCTCGCTCTATCGCTTCCCCTTCTGCTGCGCCTCGCTCTatcgcttctccttctgttgTGCCTCTCTCTATCGCTTCCCCTTCCGCTGTACCTCGCTCTATCGCTTCCCCTTCCGGTGCGCCCTGCTCATGCTGCGCCCTCTTGCCCATCAACATGGACCGCGTGAAGGACAGCGAATGGTTGTTCTTCTGATTCAGATTCATGAAGGTCAGCTCATTTTCGTCCACGAGGAGGATGTCGCTATCAGGGGAGCACATCATTTGGAGGAACTGCTGATCTGAGAGGACCAGCCCCGCCAGGACTTCTAAACTACTCGATATGACTCCACCCTTGTTGGTAGATGCATCCTTAAACAGAATGACATTTTTCGCTTCCAAAATTTTCCTTGCATCGTCCGAGATAAATACATTTGCCCCCTCGACGATGTACTTGTAGATGCACCGTTCGTTGATAATAATGCTGTTAACATTAAACACGTTAATCGAGTGGGGTCTACCTCCACATGGATTGAACAGATCGCATGCATTCAATGGGTTCAGAAAGAAGCTATTTCTGTATTCTAAGCCACTCTTAATAATTTTCCCTAACACATCTACGTTGTGATCTTCAATAGATATTTTGAACCCATCTTTGGAAAGATATTCCTCATTGTAGAGGATGCAAGATGTGGCTAGCTTTTTTCCTGGAGAGTTCCTTCTTTTAGCTAGTCGAATAAGTTCCTCCTTATGTAATCCATTTCTATCGTACAGAACCCCCGAGCCGTCAATGATGGATGTTATCTTTGTCTTGGACTGCAAAATGGCATTGCTTCCAAGGTCGCCATCCGGACCTCCAACGATGGATCTACTTATCGTTTCTTCTTTCAGGTTCAATTTGGCacataacttttttatatacgttTCTATCCCTAGGGTTGTCATCCCATAGTAGTCATGAGGgactcctccattttttctcagctTTCCTGTGGAGAAGGTCTTCCAAAATTTGTAGCCCCTCTTTTTTGCGATTATACATGCCCAATCCATGAGTTGATCCGAACCTGTATTTTCGTCTGGTCCCAGGAAGATCAggtcttcctcattttggagATTTCCACAAAGGGGTTCTTCTGCTTCGGGGCCGTCCACTTGGGgagcttcccccttttggccCACTTGGGGAGCTTCCTCCCTCTTTTGGCCCACTTGCGCTGCTTCCCCTTCGCCGCGCTTCCCGCACATGATCTTCTGCACCGCCTCTTCCGCCGTGTCGTTGGCGAAGGAAAAAGGCTGTCTCGGGGTCAACACATCCGTGCTGACATCCCCCAAGGTGGCCGTGTTGTTGTAGTTCCTATCCATGCTGGAGTTAAGCGAAATGCAAAGCAAGTCTTCTCCCTCCCTTGTTCCAAAGCAGTGATTGTCCCCCTTCCCATCAGTCAATAAATCCAAAATGGAATTCACATACGAGTAAAagcacaaatttttaatatatttcgtACTGGCAACATTGCACACATCTGCATCTAGGAGGAGGATTCCTTTGCTTCCTCCCTCCGGGATATCCTTATTTTTGAAGTTCTGCGTATAGGCGAGGTTATACGCTTCGTCAAATAAATTGTTATAATTGTGCATGTAGGAATTAAGGTTATTCGATATAACAATTCTGATCCCTCCTCTGGAGATTTTGGTGAATCTGATGTGGAAGCCGACAAAGTGGAGTCCACAAATCATGATGACAGAGTATGGCTCCGCGTCGTATATAGAATCTTTGAGCAGTGCACCGTCAAAGGCTACCGCGAAGCTGATTTTGTGCATGCGGAAGAAGTTTGTTTTTATTGCGTGTTTCTCGAAAAGGTGGAAGTACTGCAGGATTTTCTTGTGGTGGTTGTCCTCTATTTCGTCGATGATGTCTTTGGTCGGCTTGTGGTTCGCGGGGTGGCTCGCGGCGTGGTTCGAGGCGTTCTGTGCGGCGTGGTTCGCGGCGTGCTGTACGGCGTAGTACCCAGAGTGGTGTGCCGACTTGCATGAGGGCGTGGAGGCAGGCGCggcccccccccctggggaTTCATTTTCCTCTCGAAGTTGGCAAACAGGAGCTTAATCGTCTTCACGTTGCTAAGGGCACAACTGAGAATCTCCTCCTTGGTGTACTTGGAGCTCTTCAGCTTCTCCTTAATGATGTAGAAGTCATTCAAAATGGCACTACTAccactgctgctactgctgtcCATGTTGCTTCTCAGATGTAGGGCAtgctccacatttttgtaactcGAAAAGGAGTTCGTTGAGAAAAAGGTAATAAATTtgatgattaaaaaaatatacgccGATTCTTCTGCAGTGAATATGCGCTTAACAGACAGCTGTATAAACTTAGAGTCGTTAAACAAACACAACGTCTTCAAGGATTTGACAATTTTGTGGATCTTCCCCTCCAGGACATGAAGCATTTGCTGGGCATTCTCAACCCCCCCCTTGTGTTCTTCTGAATTGGTGATTACATTGACGTTCAAAATAATTAGGAGAACTCCATTTTTCAGCGGCTCTACATACTTCGAGTAGGAGAAGCATCTGTGCATATTCAAACAGTCTCcgatgagagaaaaaatagatgATATAACATTACTCCTCTTCACAGCAATGGTTAATGAGAAGGTATTCATAGATGTGGTGTAGTAATACGTCTGTATAAACTGCCCAGTCAAGTCGTATAACACTGCCTTGTTCAACTCGTAGTagattttctcccttttggttCCCTTAATGTaactataaaaattaacatccATAAGCTTCTCCAAATTGGTTTCATTTTCACTAATGATGTCTTCACTGTACGTTGGGAGTTCTAGGATGTACGTACGTAAGGGTTCTTCGTAGGTGTGCTCTTTATCAAAGACGGAGTGAACCGATCGGAAGCTCTTCATTCTGTAACAATCCTTAGACATGTCACTAAAGTGGAagtatttttcttctattttcttttccattttgtaattcaaCCTCGTTTTGTTGTCATTTGCGAACACCCttgttattataaatatcacGTTATcgtgtttttcttcaaaagttGGGAAATACTTGTCGCTTGAGTACTGCTCGTTTATCTTGGCCGTTATGATGCACACCACTACTTTACTGATCAGGTGTGGACTCGTTTCCTCGAAGTGGAGCCTGTTGAACCCCAGTTTGTTGAAGTAGAAATCCACGCTGTAATTAATCAGGTGGTCTGAAAACAAGTTGTAGCTCCTGAGGAGCTCCTTCGTTTCCTCGTACTTTTCCTTCCACGTGATGCTGTTGTTCGAGAACAGCTCTCGCTCGAACTGCCCCTCGTCTTGGCCACCTGGGCGGGCCAGCGGGCTACGTGCGTCGACGTCCATCTTTCGTGCGCCGGGGGGTGTTAACCTGGCTCTTGACTGACTTGGGTTTTGTTAACCTCAATTTGGTTAACTTCGAGCTGACCCGGATCGGATCACTTTTTCAACCGAGTGGTCCCCTTCGATGCGGGATACCCACTCATGAAGGCGGGGGAGCAAACACGCACAAGCGACAGCAACCCCCTTATTCGCCGCGTACACCAATACGTCGACGGGCGCGAGCgccgaacaaaaaaaaataaaataacacttAAGTGAGGGGGTTTGTAGAGGGGGACAAATATTTTGCCACCTATTCATGggcatacatatacataaataatgtaaGTAAAATGTACGTTCTAACAAGTATAGTTAAAATgatggaatttttttggctattttaaccatttttacctgaacacgTCAACCAGTTTTGGGGAAAAAGTGAGCAACCCACGTAGTAGGTTTGCAGTTGTAAGCCAAAACAGGGGTGAAAAATTCAGAAATGTATGACCAgcaaggtgaaaaaaaaaaaaaaaaaaaaaaNNNNNNNNNNNNNNNNNNNNNNNNNNNNNNNNNNNNNNNNNNNNNNNNNNNNNNNNNNNNNNNNNNNNN is part of the Plasmodium cynomolgi strain B DNA, chromosome 1, whole genome shotgun sequence genome and encodes:
- a CDS encoding NAD-specific glutamate dehydrogenase (putative); this translates as MDVDARSPLARPGGQDEGQFERELFSNNSITWKEKYEETKELLRSYNLFSDHLINYSVDFYFNKLGFNRLHFEETSPHLISKVVVCIITAKINEQYSSDKYFPTFEEKHDNVIFIITRVFANDNKTRLNYKMEKKIEEKYFHFSDMSKDCYRMKSFRSVHSVFDKEHTYEEPLRTYILELPTYSEDIISENETNLEKLMDVNFYSYIKGTKREKIYYELNKAVLYDLTGQFIQTYYYTTSMNTFSLTIAVKRSNVISSIFSLIGDCLNMHRCFSYSKYVEPLKNGVLLIILNVNVITNSEEHKGGVENAQQMLHVLEGKIHKIVKSLKTLCLFNDSKFIQLSVKRIFTAEESAYIFLIIKFITFFSTNSFSSYKNVEHALHLRSNMDSSSSSGSSAILNDFYIIKEKLKSSKYTKEEILSCALSNSAHHSGYYAVQHAANHAAQNASNHAASHPANHKPTKDIIDEIEDNHHKKILQYFHLFEKHAIKTNFFRMHKISFAVAFDGALLKDSIYDAEPYSVIMICGLHFVGFHIRFTKISRGGIRIVISNNLNSYMHNYNNLFDEAYNLAYTQNFKNKDIPEGGSKGILLLDADVCNVASTKYIKNLCFYSYVNSILDLLTDGKGDNHCFGTREGEDLLCISLNSSMDRNYNNTATLGDVSTDVLTPRQPFSFANDTAEEAVQKIMCGKRGEGEAAQVGQKREEAPQVGQKGEAPQVDGPEAEEPLCGNLQNEEDLIFLGPDENTGSDQLMDWACIIAKKRGYKFWKTFSTGKLRKNGGVPHDYYGMTTLGIETYIKKLCAKLNLKEETISRSIVGGPDGDLGSNAILQSKTKITSIIDGSGVLYDRNGLHKEELIRLAKRRNSPGKKLATSCILYNEEYLSKDGFKISIEDHNVDVLGKIIKSGLEYRNSFFLNPLNACDLFNPCGGRPHSINVFNVNSIIINERCIYKYIVEGANVFISDDARKILEAKNVILFKDASTNKGGVISSSLEVLAGLVLSDQQFLQMMCSPDSDILLVDENELTFMNLNQKNNHSLSFTRSMLMGKRAQHEQGAPEGEAIERGTAEGEAIERGTTEGEAIERGAAEGEAIERGPTGGEFLQAQLDDSVSPFYKEYVKEIQKKIVHYCELEFESLWSETRRTKTPISQATNILSKKISELKKDILSSDTLCTDRKLMKKVLRDVIPGILLEKVTFDEIFERVPYIYLRSLFAAALASNYYYSQQFLSDLSVFNFFEYIRRLQSDA